A single window of Rubrobacter aplysinae DNA harbors:
- a CDS encoding VanW family protein has translation MGEQANSTNSTTFKRKYRRRRSRNRLVLLLATALLVVLAAVVLLGVGSTSADEIPRGVQAGGIDLGGKTTGEAERILEERAYALNEVRVSGDGKEVTIPASSLGVRPEVEATVENAQQVGREGGVLERVGERANGFFGTVEVPLEVAYSDEQVRSQARSLATQLDEEPTQAGVTVSGGGADGVQVSQSAKGYEVDVRQTAANIRGAIQNLEGEAGLAGGATEPGITTAEAEAAAGKARNALGGPAVLAAQGEEWELTPDQIAAAISVEPENGKPRVQMDEQSLRSGLDDMYSSVNAKAKEAGFRFADGGVEVVPGRVGQAIQSQKLLGSLESGLLEGQRRYEVPVAKDVPSLTTREARQQRPTQMIGKYRTSYRGTGDDSQARVNNLEVAGGALTGQTVAPDEIFSVNDVLAPVDYEKASTFVDGEKKEALGGGLCQVASTLYMAVNYAGLEPVERHPHYALLNYVRPGFDSTVWFGAENGYSGQELDMKFRNTSEGYVMIREYVADDGYLYAEVWGQPTGREVTMDSTNLVENENISKWKTTKTVENAGGETTFSGELHTDTYNALSTDHGKLPPDEVDVAPVNP, from the coding sequence ATGGGCGAGCAGGCGAATTCCACGAACTCCACAACCTTCAAGAGAAAGTACAGGCGCCGGCGGAGCCGGAACAGGCTGGTGCTCCTTCTCGCCACCGCGTTGCTGGTCGTGCTGGCGGCCGTCGTGCTGCTCGGGGTAGGCTCCACGAGTGCCGACGAGATCCCCCGGGGTGTGCAGGCCGGGGGTATAGACCTCGGCGGGAAGACCACCGGCGAGGCGGAGCGCATCCTCGAGGAGCGCGCCTACGCCCTGAACGAGGTGCGCGTGAGCGGCGACGGCAAGGAGGTCACGATCCCCGCCAGCAGCCTTGGGGTCCGGCCCGAGGTCGAGGCAACGGTGGAGAACGCCCAGCAAGTCGGCCGGGAAGGCGGCGTACTCGAGCGTGTCGGCGAGCGGGCAAACGGCTTCTTCGGGACCGTGGAGGTCCCCCTCGAGGTGGCCTACAGCGACGAGCAGGTGAGGTCCCAGGCCCGGAGCCTGGCCACGCAGCTAGACGAAGAGCCCACCCAGGCCGGGGTCACCGTGTCCGGCGGCGGGGCGGATGGGGTCCAGGTCTCGCAGTCGGCAAAAGGCTACGAGGTGGACGTCCGGCAGACGGCGGCCAATATCCGCGGCGCCATACAGAACCTGGAAGGAGAGGCCGGGCTGGCCGGCGGCGCGACGGAGCCCGGGATCACCACCGCCGAGGCCGAGGCCGCCGCCGGAAAGGCCCGTAATGCGCTCGGTGGGCCGGCGGTGCTCGCCGCACAGGGCGAGGAATGGGAGCTGACGCCGGACCAGATCGCCGCCGCCATAAGCGTCGAGCCGGAGAACGGTAAGCCTCGCGTCCAGATGGACGAGCAGTCCCTCCGATCCGGCCTCGACGACATGTACTCCAGCGTCAACGCGAAGGCCAAGGAGGCTGGCTTCCGGTTCGCGGACGGCGGCGTAGAGGTGGTGCCCGGACGGGTCGGCCAGGCCATACAGAGCCAGAAGCTGCTCGGCTCCCTGGAGAGCGGCCTGCTGGAAGGCCAGCGCCGGTACGAGGTGCCCGTCGCAAAGGACGTGCCGAGCCTCACCACCCGGGAAGCCCGGCAGCAGCGGCCGACGCAGATGATCGGCAAGTATCGCACCTCCTACAGGGGGACCGGAGACGACAGCCAGGCCCGCGTGAACAACCTAGAGGTCGCGGGCGGGGCCCTGACCGGGCAGACCGTGGCCCCGGACGAGATCTTCTCGGTCAACGACGTGCTGGCCCCGGTGGACTACGAGAAGGCCAGCACGTTCGTGGACGGTGAGAAGAAGGAAGCACTGGGCGGCGGGCTGTGCCAGGTGGCCTCGACGCTGTACATGGCCGTCAACTACGCCGGCCTGGAGCCGGTGGAGCGTCATCCGCACTACGCGCTACTAAACTACGTGCGTCCGGGATTCGACTCCACGGTCTGGTTCGGGGCGGAGAACGGCTACTCGGGCCAGGAGCTGGACATGAAGTTCAGGAACACCTCCGAGGGCTACGTCATGATCCGGGAGTACGTCGCCGACGACGGCTATCTCTACGCCGAGGTGTGGGGCCAGCCCACCGGCCGCGAGGTCACTATGGACTCGACGAACCTGGTCGAGAACGAGAATATCTCGAAGTGGAAGACCACCAAGACGGTGGAGAACGCCGGGGGCGAGACCACCTTCTCCGGCGAGCTACACACCGATACCTACAACGCGCTTTCGACCGACCACGGCAAACTGCCCCCGGACGAGGTAGATGTGGCCCCCGTAAACCCGTAG
- a CDS encoding type III PLP-dependent enzyme, producing MSPGDESKTSPQSAQVEKARNLLRRFGGLADGPKGEFAPGGAPLSRIAEDYGTPFYLYHAGMLADRVQRVREALGEGFEVSFSVKANPSLAVGQVIKDAGAGAEVASAGELAVAEAAGFDADDILFAGPAKTDDELRRAVRSGILAINVESLGEIDRLAAVAESEGKEAGVGLRLNPEAQLMGSGMRMGGTVGQFGLDQSDLAEAAERVKSYPQLKLKGIHVYTATQVFEADPLVEHCRNIAELALQAADAAGEPLQMVDFGGGFGVPYFEKDQEFELERFAEGFRETITPYKADERLAGARMIFELGRYLVADAGLYVTRAVDVKEVRGKTFVVTDGGMNHHLTATGNMGQVFRKPYPLLNLSRPEADPEEAEVAVAGPCCTPLDMFGTSLPLAETEVGDLIGVFYSGAYGYSASNLGFLSHPTPAEVMVRDGEAHLLRQGGRPEDVLAQQAGLPATSHGSSAAG from the coding sequence ATGAGTCCAGGAGATGAGTCCAAGACGAGCCCGCAGAGCGCCCAGGTAGAAAAGGCCCGGAATCTCTTGCGGCGCTTCGGCGGCCTCGCTGACGGCCCGAAAGGCGAGTTCGCCCCGGGCGGCGCACCGCTCTCGCGCATCGCCGAGGACTACGGCACCCCGTTCTACCTGTACCACGCCGGGATGCTCGCCGACCGCGTCCAGCGGGTACGCGAGGCCCTCGGCGAGGGCTTCGAGGTCTCCTTTTCGGTAAAGGCCAACCCGAGCCTGGCCGTGGGCCAGGTAATAAAGGATGCCGGGGCCGGCGCGGAGGTCGCCTCCGCCGGGGAGCTGGCGGTTGCAGAGGCCGCCGGTTTCGACGCCGACGACATCCTCTTCGCGGGCCCGGCGAAGACCGACGACGAGCTAAGACGGGCCGTGAGATCCGGCATCCTGGCGATAAACGTCGAGTCTCTGGGCGAGATCGACCGCCTCGCCGCCGTCGCCGAGAGCGAGGGCAAGGAGGCCGGCGTTGGGCTGCGCCTCAACCCCGAAGCACAGCTCATGGGCTCCGGGATGCGCATGGGCGGCACCGTCGGGCAGTTCGGCCTCGACCAGTCTGATCTCGCAGAGGCCGCCGAGCGGGTAAAGTCTTACCCTCAGCTAAAGCTCAAGGGCATCCACGTGTACACGGCGACCCAGGTGTTCGAGGCGGACCCGCTGGTCGAGCACTGCCGCAACATCGCCGAGCTCGCGCTACAGGCGGCGGACGCCGCCGGCGAGCCCCTGCAGATGGTGGACTTCGGCGGCGGCTTCGGCGTGCCGTACTTCGAGAAGGATCAGGAGTTCGAGCTCGAACGGTTCGCAGAGGGTTTCCGGGAGACGATAACCCCGTACAAGGCCGACGAACGGCTGGCGGGGGCGCGCATGATCTTCGAGCTCGGGCGCTATCTCGTGGCCGACGCCGGGCTCTACGTTACCCGCGCGGTGGACGTTAAAGAGGTGCGCGGCAAGACCTTCGTCGTCACCGACGGCGGCATGAACCACCACCTCACCGCGACCGGCAACATGGGCCAGGTCTTCCGCAAGCCCTACCCGCTCTTGAACCTCTCCCGGCCGGAGGCCGACCCTGAGGAGGCCGAGGTCGCCGTAGCCGGGCCGTGCTGCACGCCCCTGGACATGTTTGGGACCAGCCTGCCGCTGGCGGAGACGGAGGTCGGGGACCTGATCGGGGTCTTCTACAGCGGGGCGTACGGCTACAGCGCCTCCAATCTGGGTTTCCTGAGCCATCCGACCCCGGCAGAGGTCATGGTCCGGGACGGCGAAGCCCACTTGCTGCGTCAGGGCGGACGCCCCGAGGACGTGCTGGCCCAACAGGCGGGCCTCCCCGCCACTAGCCACGGGTCCAGCGCCGCCGGATAG
- a CDS encoding lipid II:glycine glycyltransferase FemX: MAHETSGTSPETTPGRATGAYGLREVTGADQQEWDAWLAASPGGGHALQSHQWGKFKKEQGWQPLRLLLEKDGEVAGAGQFLLRSTFPIPGKVMYASKGPWLPWDDTEAVEAFFEEATRIARREGAHTLKIEPEVYDEREDVKKMLGGIGFEKARYDLNFDATILMDLDQPEDELMANMSGKTTRYNVRLAGRKGVEVREPEDFDWAFEKFYEWLGDMAEQKEGYDLKRPPEYYHRMMSLLNEVDQGHFFFAFHEGQPLSVVYVFVFGNKMWYMQGASDRENRKLKPTYVLQWEVMRWAKSQGITYYDMVGIPKKENRDESDPYYGVYKFKLGFGGEVVDFIGCMDLPVRPRLAAMWYRLEPLYYRAYLKLKKSIFY; the protein is encoded by the coding sequence ATGGCACACGAGACAAGCGGGACCTCCCCGGAAACGACGCCGGGCCGGGCCACAGGCGCATACGGCCTCAGAGAGGTCACCGGCGCCGACCAGCAGGAGTGGGACGCCTGGCTGGCGGCCTCCCCCGGCGGCGGCCACGCGCTCCAGAGTCACCAGTGGGGCAAGTTCAAAAAAGAGCAGGGCTGGCAGCCTTTGCGCCTCTTACTAGAGAAAGACGGCGAGGTCGCCGGGGCCGGACAGTTCCTCCTGCGCTCCACCTTCCCCATACCCGGCAAGGTCATGTACGCCTCCAAGGGCCCCTGGCTGCCCTGGGACGATACAGAGGCCGTAGAGGCGTTTTTCGAGGAGGCCACAAGGATAGCCCGCCGCGAGGGCGCTCACACCCTGAAGATAGAGCCCGAGGTCTATGACGAGCGTGAGGACGTAAAGAAGATGCTCGGCGGGATCGGTTTCGAGAAGGCCCGCTACGATCTAAACTTCGACGCCACCATCCTCATGGACCTCGACCAGCCGGAAGATGAGCTGATGGCAAACATGTCCGGGAAGACCACGAGGTACAACGTGCGGCTCGCCGGACGCAAGGGAGTGGAGGTACGGGAGCCCGAGGACTTTGACTGGGCCTTCGAGAAGTTCTACGAGTGGCTCGGAGACATGGCCGAGCAGAAGGAAGGCTACGACCTCAAGCGCCCGCCCGAGTATTACCACCGCATGATGAGCCTGTTGAACGAGGTGGATCAGGGCCATTTCTTCTTCGCCTTCCACGAGGGACAGCCGCTATCGGTCGTCTACGTCTTCGTTTTCGGCAACAAGATGTGGTACATGCAGGGTGCCTCGGACCGGGAGAACCGGAAGCTCAAGCCTACCTACGTCCTGCAGTGGGAGGTAATGCGCTGGGCCAAGAGCCAGGGCATCACCTACTACGACATGGTGGGGATACCCAAAAAGGAGAACCGTGACGAGAGCGACCCCTACTACGGGGTGTACAAGTTCAAGCTGGGCTTCGGCGGCGAGGTGGTGGATTTCATAGGCTGTATGGACCTTCCGGTAAGGCCCCGCCTGGCCGCGATGTGGTACAGGCTGGAGCCGCTCTACTATCGGGCCTACCTCAAGCTCAAGAAGAGCATCTTCTACTAG
- a CDS encoding phosphotransferase family protein: MSVPANTGSVGEGPEAREILAYLRGLPPGGTPWDAPPSGADVSFLARGEYSLNYLVGLGRREEGDGVGRRYVVRLITGSQMGLGLGEQALYEHHALSLVSASGVTPAPRLVDPEPGGLPYPVIVEDYLPGRPLDYATDLRAAARCIAAIHALGVPEDHGLQVHPDPAPAVLEESAGLVEPYLEWSGASEESQRALGAAFGRIREFQKVEGLFETGDLAVVNYDLNTHNFVVADGEARLLDWEKARVAPRTEDVAHFLIPTTTLWRDETATRLTPAQEREFLDKYEERAGVGDVERFETQLTAVRLMISLRAVSWCAWALQAHKRGHRPAGDEMLDKARRYLDPAFLEDLFRLRETSEGG; encoded by the coding sequence GTGTCTGTACCGGCCAATACGGGAAGTGTCGGCGAAGGTCCGGAGGCCCGAGAGATTCTGGCCTATCTCCGGGGCCTCCCGCCGGGCGGCACGCCCTGGGATGCCCCGCCCTCCGGGGCCGACGTATCGTTCCTGGCCCGGGGCGAGTACAGCCTGAACTATCTCGTGGGCCTCGGGCGGCGCGAAGAGGGTGACGGGGTTGGGAGGCGCTACGTGGTCCGGCTGATCACGGGCTCCCAGATGGGGCTCGGCCTCGGGGAGCAGGCGCTGTACGAGCACCACGCGCTGAGCCTGGTCTCGGCGTCGGGCGTCACCCCCGCCCCCCGTCTCGTGGACCCGGAGCCCGGGGGCCTGCCGTATCCGGTCATCGTGGAGGATTATCTGCCGGGGCGTCCACTGGACTACGCCACTGATCTGCGGGCCGCAGCCCGCTGCATCGCCGCGATACACGCCCTCGGGGTTCCGGAGGATCACGGTTTGCAGGTCCATCCGGACCCCGCGCCCGCCGTGCTAGAGGAGTCGGCCGGTCTGGTCGAGCCGTACCTGGAGTGGTCCGGTGCGAGCGAGGAGAGCCAGCGGGCGCTCGGGGCCGCCTTCGGGCGTATCCGCGAGTTCCAGAAAGTGGAAGGTTTATTCGAGACCGGGGACCTCGCGGTGGTCAACTACGACCTGAACACCCACAACTTCGTGGTAGCGGACGGAGAAGCCCGGCTACTGGACTGGGAGAAGGCCCGCGTCGCCCCCCGCACCGAGGACGTCGCCCACTTCCTGATCCCGACCACGACCCTGTGGCGCGACGAGACGGCCACGAGGCTCACCCCGGCTCAGGAGCGGGAGTTCCTGGACAAGTATGAGGAGAGAGCCGGAGTCGGAGACGTAGAGCGGTTCGAGACGCAGCTTACGGCCGTGAGGCTCATGATCTCGCTGCGGGCCGTCTCCTGGTGCGCCTGGGCGCTGCAGGCCCACAAGCGGGGCCACAGGCCCGCCGGAGACGAGATGCTGGACAAGGCCCGCAGGTACCTCGATCCGGCATTTCTGGAGGACCTCTTCAGGCTCCGCGAGACGTCAGAGGGAGGCTGA
- a CDS encoding acyl carrier protein has product MSVDTDNATNEIRDWLKQNVTGSTELSDDYQLIDNGVLTSLQTVELVMFMEQEFGVTVEDDELNEENFATVSDIAALISSKTA; this is encoded by the coding sequence ATGTCCGTAGACACAGACAACGCCACCAACGAGATCCGGGACTGGCTCAAGCAGAACGTTACCGGGAGCACCGAGCTCTCCGACGACTATCAGCTCATAGACAACGGCGTGCTGACCTCGCTGCAGACCGTGGAGCTCGTGATGTTCATGGAGCAGGAGTTCGGCGTGACCGTCGAGGACGACGAGCTGAACGAGGAGAACTTCGCCACCGTCAGCGACATCGCGGCTCTGATCTCCTCGAAGACGGCCTAA
- a CDS encoding lipid II:glycine glycyltransferase FemX, giving the protein MPDSSSRDITAFGEQRNASDYALREYEGHDHERWDGLVKSSPGGGHIFQSHQWGEFKEERGWSPLRLILKRDGEVAGTAQFLLYRTLPVPGYLMYAPKGPWIPWDDEEAVRAFLDGVEEIAASRNVHTVKIEPELSRHRGGYEGLLRSAGFEKARYDLNFSDTIALDLSLAEDELMANMGGKTTRYNVRLAGRKGVEVYQPADFEWAFDTLWGWMLELAEHKEGYHLARPREYLHDLTRRMWELDRGRFFVAEQEGEPISIAYFFDLGEKLWYMYSASAGHKQNLKPNHLLQWEVMRWAKDRGITFYDMVSVPSPDDRHEGDPGYGVYKFKKGFGGEILEFVGCMDLAIQPRKAAAWYRLEPYYYRVYSKLKKDIFY; this is encoded by the coding sequence ATGCCAGACTCTAGCTCCAGGGATATCACGGCCTTCGGAGAGCAGAGAAACGCCTCCGATTACGCGCTGCGGGAGTACGAAGGCCACGATCACGAGCGGTGGGACGGGCTCGTAAAGTCCTCCCCCGGCGGCGGCCATATCTTCCAGAGCCATCAGTGGGGCGAGTTCAAGGAGGAACGAGGCTGGAGCCCCCTGCGCTTGATCCTCAAAAGAGACGGAGAGGTGGCGGGTACCGCCCAGTTTCTGCTCTACCGCACCCTACCCGTCCCCGGATACCTGATGTACGCCCCCAAGGGACCGTGGATCCCCTGGGACGACGAGGAGGCCGTCAGGGCCTTTCTCGACGGGGTAGAGGAGATCGCGGCCTCCAGGAACGTGCACACCGTGAAGATAGAGCCCGAGCTTTCCCGGCACCGCGGCGGCTACGAGGGTCTACTCCGGTCAGCCGGTTTTGAGAAAGCCCGCTACGACCTCAACTTCTCGGACACCATAGCCCTGGATCTCTCTCTTGCAGAAGATGAGCTCATGGCGAATATGGGCGGCAAAACTACCCGATACAATGTACGTCTGGCCGGGCGCAAAGGGGTGGAAGTCTATCAGCCGGCAGACTTCGAGTGGGCGTTCGACACCCTGTGGGGCTGGATGCTGGAGCTGGCCGAGCACAAGGAAGGCTACCACCTGGCCCGTCCCAGGGAATACTTGCACGACCTGACGCGCCGGATGTGGGAGCTGGACCGGGGCCGGTTCTTCGTCGCCGAGCAAGAGGGAGAGCCGATCTCCATCGCCTACTTCTTCGACCTCGGGGAGAAGCTCTGGTATATGTACAGCGCCTCCGCCGGGCACAAGCAGAACCTCAAACCAAACCACCTCTTGCAGTGGGAGGTCATGCGCTGGGCCAAGGACCGCGGCATTACCTTCTACGACATGGTCAGCGTACCGTCCCCGGACGACCGCCACGAGGGCGACCCGGGCTACGGAGTCTACAAGTTCAAGAAGGGCTTCGGTGGAGAGATCCTGGAGTTCGTCGGCTGCATGGACCTCGCCATACAACCCCGGAAGGCGGCGGCCTGGTACAGGCTGGAGCCCTACTACTACCGGGTCTACTCGAAGCTAAAGAAAGACATCTTCTACTAG
- a CDS encoding lipid II:glycine glycyltransferase FemX has protein sequence MSTSPPKPPKTTAYSAREVEPTGQQEWDAWLAASPGGGHIFQSHRWGKFKKEQGWQPLRLLLEKDGEVAGAGQFLLRSTFPIPGKIMYASKGPWLPWDDTEAVEAFFEEATRIARREGAHTLKIEPEVYDEREDVKKMLGGIGFEKARYDLNFDATILMDLDQPEDELMANMSGKKGKTTRYNIRRSAKEGVEVREPEDFDWAFEKFYEWTLNLEQRKEGVHIVRPRKYFYDETKMLHDSGNGHFFFAFHEGEPLSGGYFSIIGEKLYYMLSASAEHGQNLFPNYALQWEVMRWAKSQGVTLYDMVAAPKKENRNESDPYYGVLKFKLGFGGEVVDFIGCMDLPVRPRLAAMWYRLEPLYYRAYFKLKKSIFY, from the coding sequence ATGAGCACGAGCCCCCCAAAACCCCCGAAAACCACCGCCTACTCCGCCAGGGAGGTAGAGCCCACCGGCCAGCAGGAGTGGGACGCCTGGCTGGCGGCCTCCCCCGGCGGCGGCCATATCTTCCAGAGCCACCGGTGGGGCAAGTTCAAAAAAGAGCAGGGCTGGCAGCCTTTGCGCCTCTTACTAGAGAAAGACGGCGAGGTCGCCGGGGCCGGACAGTTCCTCCTGCGCTCCACCTTCCCCATACCCGGCAAGATCATGTACGCCTCCAAGGGCCCCTGGCTGCCCTGGGACGATACAGAGGCCGTAGAGGCGTTTTTCGAGGAGGCCACAAGGATAGCCCGCCGCGAGGGCGCTCACACCCTGAAGATAGAGCCCGAGGTCTATGACGAGCGTGAGGACGTAAAGAAGATGCTCGGCGGGATCGGTTTCGAGAAGGCCCGCTACGATCTAAACTTCGACGCCACCATCCTCATGGACCTCGACCAGCCGGAAGATGAGCTGATGGCCAACATGTCCGGGAAGAAGGGCAAGACCACCCGCTACAACATCCGCCGCTCCGCGAAAGAGGGAGTGGAGGTACGGGAGCCCGAGGACTTTGACTGGGCCTTCGAGAAGTTCTACGAGTGGACCCTGAATCTGGAGCAGCGCAAGGAGGGCGTACACATCGTCCGGCCCCGCAAGTATTTCTACGACGAGACGAAGATGCTCCACGACTCCGGCAACGGGCACTTCTTTTTCGCCTTCCACGAGGGCGAGCCGCTCTCCGGCGGCTACTTCTCCATAATCGGGGAGAAGCTCTACTACATGCTCAGTGCCTCCGCCGAGCACGGCCAGAACCTCTTCCCCAACTACGCCCTGCAGTGGGAGGTAATGCGCTGGGCAAAGAGCCAGGGCGTCACCCTCTACGACATGGTCGCCGCCCCGAAAAAGGAGAACCGCAACGAGAGCGACCCCTACTACGGAGTTCTGAAGTTCAAGCTGGGCTTCGGCGGCGAGGTGGTGGACTTCATAGGCTGTATGGACCTACCGGTAAGGCCCCGCCTGGCCGCGATGTGGTACAGGCTGGAGCCGCTCTACTATCGGGCCTACTTCAAGCTCAAGAAGAGCATCTTCTACTAG
- a CDS encoding GNAT family N-acetyltransferase family protein, which produces MKTVIRQLGPEESREGVSRLRAISYPELSGIRGSGLYEAMYLRYQHHPLGERVERWISVTGDGEVVGHLAALPLYYRINGRRVVAYTPGDYMVHPEHGFQALSLMRRFFGSVDNCFSCDRLPAVISTESRLGAEVAGQMQYAVKLLNVSRLPVPAVSERLKRAVGLPRHATLAPGDAPQSDDTGSIPLETPRKPLPAPVKSLLNRALAGVDHRLLKDYGKGYRVEEAEGFDTAFDELFEKVASVVPCVPEKDAAFLQWRYGPGSPQSPVKVLCVRDARGLLGYAVVKVTLEGEDAYILDLTVLPGYTSVARALLRESVRYFRDQGAHIVRYRYLESPTTPRGKDLGRLGFFSRSVERRDSVLVRFEDPARHEVASDLGNWSYNIGDGEATFWMR; this is translated from the coding sequence ATGAAGACCGTGATCCGCCAGCTCGGCCCGGAGGAGTCCCGGGAAGGAGTCTCCCGGCTACGGGCCATCTCTTACCCGGAGCTTTCGGGTATCCGCGGCTCCGGTTTGTATGAGGCCATGTACCTCCGCTACCAGCATCATCCGCTCGGGGAGAGGGTGGAGCGCTGGATCTCGGTGACCGGAGACGGAGAGGTCGTGGGTCATCTGGCCGCGCTTCCGCTGTACTACCGGATAAACGGCCGGCGGGTGGTGGCCTATACTCCCGGCGACTACATGGTCCACCCGGAGCACGGCTTCCAGGCGCTCTCCCTGATGCGGCGCTTCTTTGGGAGCGTGGATAACTGCTTCTCCTGCGACCGGCTGCCGGCCGTGATCAGTACCGAGTCCCGGCTCGGGGCCGAGGTCGCGGGCCAGATGCAGTACGCGGTCAAGCTCCTCAACGTCTCCCGGCTGCCGGTACCCGCCGTATCCGAGCGCCTCAAGCGGGCGGTCGGCCTGCCGCGTCACGCCACTCTGGCCCCCGGAGACGCACCCCAGTCGGACGATACTGGATCCATCCCGCTGGAGACGCCGCGTAAGCCACTGCCAGCGCCGGTAAAGTCTCTCCTGAACCGGGCTCTCGCCGGTGTGGATCACAGGCTTCTCAAGGACTACGGCAAGGGCTACAGGGTCGAGGAGGCCGAGGGCTTCGACACGGCCTTCGACGAGCTCTTCGAGAAGGTCGCCTCCGTGGTGCCCTGCGTACCGGAGAAGGACGCCGCCTTCCTGCAGTGGCGCTACGGTCCCGGCTCGCCGCAGTCGCCGGTAAAGGTGCTCTGCGTCAGGGACGCGCGAGGCCTGCTAGGCTACGCCGTGGTCAAGGTAACCCTGGAGGGGGAGGATGCCTACATACTCGACCTGACGGTGCTGCCGGGATACACTAGCGTGGCTCGCGCGCTCTTACGAGAGTCGGTGCGGTACTTCAGAGACCAGGGGGCCCACATCGTCAGGTACCGGTACCTGGAGTCTCCGACCACGCCCCGGGGCAAGGACCTCGGGAGGCTGGGGTTCTTCAGCCGGAGCGTGGAGCGCAGGGACTCCGTGCTGGTCAGGTTCGAGGATCCCGCCCGGCACGAGGTGGCCTCGGACCTCGGCAACTGGTCGTATAACATAGGCGACGGCGAAGCGACCTTCTGGATGCGGTAG
- a CDS encoding acyl-CoA ligase (AMP-forming), exosortase A system-associated produces MHPEFTFQDLLTNSLEQSPDKPAVVDGSDSHTYADLDRKSDALAAALLDGGIRRGQRVGVYMEKSWEAIVAMLAASKAGAAFVNINPLLKAQQVAYIAGDCDVRALIGESDRLATLDAGLVKTAFHKGGEAPPVADESHELTGVLESGEEPTGAPRVQENDLSSIIYTSGSTGMPKGVALSHRNLVAGAQIVSTYLENTPEDRILSALPLNFDAGLNQFTTSLRVGATLVLQHSRLPGDLLKSLRGHEITGLAGVPPLWPLLIRNRKSLEEEPPEHLRYISNTGGRIPNSQLEELRRLLPSTDIYLMYGLTEAFRSTYVPPAEVERGLEGCIGKAIPDTDVWVVTEDNREAEDHEVGELVHRGPTVALGYWGKEDATRERFKPSPFTPEEIVDKERVVYSGDLVKRDEDGFLYFVGRNDAMIKVQGYRLSPEEVENLLVATGEVSEACAFGLPDESTGERVVAVVSFKYNADNGDVEHLREYCVANAPQYMIPRQILVHDGELPKGPSGKIDRPKIKETYSG; encoded by the coding sequence ATGCACCCAGAGTTCACCTTCCAGGACCTGCTAACGAACAGCCTGGAGCAAAGCCCGGATAAGCCAGCCGTCGTGGACGGCTCAGACTCCCACACCTACGCGGACCTCGACCGCAAGAGCGACGCCCTCGCCGCGGCCCTGCTAGACGGCGGCATCCGGCGCGGCCAGCGGGTCGGCGTGTACATGGAGAAGTCCTGGGAGGCCATCGTGGCGATGCTCGCCGCCTCCAAGGCGGGCGCGGCCTTCGTGAACATAAACCCGTTGCTCAAGGCGCAGCAGGTCGCCTACATCGCCGGAGACTGCGACGTGCGGGCGCTTATCGGCGAGTCAGACCGCCTCGCCACCCTGGACGCCGGGCTCGTAAAGACGGCCTTCCACAAGGGCGGCGAGGCCCCGCCGGTAGCGGACGAGTCACACGAGCTTACCGGGGTCCTGGAGAGCGGCGAGGAGCCGACCGGCGCGCCGCGAGTGCAGGAGAACGACCTGTCGAGCATCATCTACACCTCGGGCTCCACGGGGATGCCGAAGGGCGTGGCCCTCAGCCACCGCAACCTGGTGGCCGGGGCCCAGATCGTCTCCACCTACCTGGAGAACACCCCCGAAGACCGTATTCTCTCCGCCCTACCGCTGAACTTCGACGCCGGGCTCAACCAGTTCACGACCTCACTACGGGTCGGGGCGACGCTCGTGCTGCAGCACTCCCGGCTGCCCGGAGACCTGCTGAAGAGCTTGCGCGGGCACGAGATCACGGGCCTCGCCGGAGTGCCGCCGCTGTGGCCGCTCCTCATCCGAAACCGCAAGAGCCTCGAAGAGGAGCCGCCGGAGCACCTGCGCTACATCTCCAACACGGGCGGGCGCATCCCGAACTCGCAGCTAGAGGAGCTCAGGAGGCTGCTACCCTCCACGGACATCTACCTGATGTACGGCCTTACGGAAGCGTTCCGCTCGACCTACGTGCCGCCAGCGGAGGTCGAGCGCGGCTTGGAGGGCTGCATCGGCAAGGCCATCCCGGACACGGACGTCTGGGTCGTCACCGAAGACAACCGGGAGGCGGAGGACCACGAGGTCGGCGAGCTGGTACACCGGGGCCCGACGGTGGCGCTCGGGTACTGGGGCAAGGAGGACGCGACCAGGGAACGGTTCAAGCCATCCCCGTTCACGCCGGAGGAGATCGTGGACAAGGAACGCGTCGTGTACTCCGGCGATCTGGTAAAGCGCGACGAGGACGGCTTTTTATACTTCGTCGGGCGCAACGACGCCATGATCAAGGTCCAGGGGTACCGCCTGAGCCCGGAAGAGGTCGAGAACCTGCTGGTCGCGACCGGTGAGGTGAGCGAGGCCTGTGCCTTCGGGCTGCCCGACGAGTCCACCGGAGAGCGGGTGGTCGCAGTGGTCAGCTTCAAGTATAACGCGGATAATGGAGACGTGGAGCACCTGCGCGAGTACTGCGTGGCCAACGCGCCGCAGTACATGATCCCGCGTCAGATCCTGGTCCACGACGGAGAGCTTCCGAAAGGCCCCTCCGGCAAGATAGACCGACCCAAGATCAAGGAGACCTACTCAGGATGA